One segment of Thermodesulfovibrionales bacterium DNA contains the following:
- a CDS encoding UvrD-helicase domain-containing protein — protein sequence MILQGLNPQQRAAVEYLDSAVFLSAGAGSGKTKVLTHKIAYLVHEKGIRANRILAITFTKKAAHEMVDRVERMLGIRPRWISTFHSFSVKVLREDADLLGMSFDRRFVIYDTADSLKVVKEILKRLNMDVKEAGAAQEVISKAKQEYRSSIFDYIEALPYPASSYAEVAREYQKDLESSNAMDYDDLLYFSVELLATSPETRMKWSERFDYVMIDEFQDTNDIQFSLIQLLAGQRRTLFAVGDFFQCIYTWRGSRPSNIERFIREFGAKEMRLEKNYRSTRRILDIANTIVNNVESGWSHKVLQLHTDRQEEGDIEYKNHPDAISESIWIAEKIRKLSLSHAYSDMAILIRMTFLSRAFESIFMQYGIPYTIIRGLAFYDRAEIKDLLSYLRFIANPKDRASFERIINTPARGIGKKALSKIRENFRTDWLTALRETKLPAKQRLAADLFLKTLEGHIGLVEERPYTVLMALIEDFGFFTYIEKEYKDESAERMENISELSNVLHALEEEGKPFSEFMEDNLLSSEQDKIGNEDSVKILTLHAAKGLEWPVVFLPALEEEIFPSAKSFLSDASLEEERRLFYVGTTRAKERLYLSSVESRMKFGEISFMTRSRYLDEIRHHL from the coding sequence ATGATTCTTCAGGGACTCAACCCGCAACAGAGAGCAGCAGTGGAATACCTCGACTCGGCGGTCTTCCTGTCCGCAGGCGCGGGAAGCGGCAAGACAAAGGTCCTGACGCACAAGATAGCCTATCTCGTCCACGAAAAGGGAATCAGGGCCAACAGGATCCTTGCAATCACCTTTACGAAGAAGGCCGCACATGAGATGGTCGACCGCGTCGAAAGGATGCTCGGCATCAGGCCGCGCTGGATATCGACCTTTCATAGTTTTAGCGTGAAGGTGCTGAGAGAAGACGCAGACCTCCTGGGTATGTCCTTCGACCGGAGGTTCGTGATCTACGACACGGCTGACAGTCTGAAAGTAGTGAAGGAAATCCTGAAGAGGCTCAACATGGATGTCAAAGAGGCGGGGGCTGCCCAGGAAGTGATCTCGAAGGCGAAGCAGGAATACCGGAGCAGTATCTTCGATTACATAGAGGCTCTTCCTTATCCCGCCTCTTCTTATGCCGAAGTTGCCAGGGAATATCAGAAAGACCTCGAAAGTTCGAATGCCATGGACTATGACGATCTCCTCTACTTTTCCGTAGAACTCCTTGCAACCTCGCCGGAAACACGGATGAAGTGGAGCGAGCGCTTCGATTACGTCATGATCGACGAATTCCAGGACACGAATGACATCCAGTTCTCTCTCATCCAGCTCCTGGCAGGTCAGAGGAGGACGCTCTTTGCCGTCGGCGATTTTTTCCAGTGCATTTACACCTGGAGGGGCTCCCGGCCTTCCAACATCGAGCGCTTCATACGGGAATTCGGAGCAAAGGAGATGAGACTCGAGAAAAACTACCGCTCCACAAGGCGCATCCTCGACATCGCCAATACGATCGTCAACAACGTCGAGTCAGGATGGTCCCACAAGGTCCTGCAGCTCCATACGGACAGGCAAGAGGAAGGTGACATCGAATATAAGAACCACCCTGACGCCATATCAGAAAGCATCTGGATAGCAGAGAAGATCAGGAAGCTCTCTTTAAGCCACGCCTATTCAGACATGGCGATCCTCATACGCATGACCTTCCTGTCGAGGGCCTTCGAGAGCATCTTCATGCAGTACGGCATTCCCTACACCATTATCAGGGGCCTCGCCTTCTACGATCGGGCAGAGATCAAAGACCTCCTTTCCTACCTCAGATTTATCGCAAACCCTAAGGACAGGGCCTCCTTCGAGCGGATCATCAATACGCCGGCCCGGGGAATAGGCAAGAAGGCCCTCTCAAAGATCAGGGAGAACTTCAGGACAGACTGGCTCACGGCGCTGAGAGAGACAAAACTCCCTGCAAAGCAGCGGCTGGCGGCGGATCTCTTTCTCAAGACCCTCGAGGGGCACATTGGCTTGGTAGAAGAGCGCCCTTACACCGTCCTCATGGCACTCATCGAGGATTTTGGGTTCTTCACGTACATTGAGAAGGAGTACAAGGACGAGTCCGCAGAGAGAATGGAGAATATATCCGAACTCTCGAATGTGCTCCATGCCCTGGAAGAGGAGGGGAAGCCCTTCTCCGAGTTCATGGAAGACAATCTCCTCTCCTCGGAGCAGGACAAGATCGGGAACGAAGATTCGGTGAAGATACTCACCCTCCATGCAGCCAAGGGTCTCGAATGGCCCGTGGTCTTCCTTCCCGCCCTCGAGGAGGAAATCTTCCCCTCGGCCAAGTCCTTCCTCAGCGACGCTTCCCTCGAGGAGGAGAGGAGGCTCTTCTATGTAGGGACGACGAGGGCTAAGGAAAGGCTCTATCTTTCTTCCGTCGAATCGAGAATGAAGTTCGGGGAGATCTCCTTCATGACGAGGTCACGATACCTGGACGAGATACGTCACCATCTTTGA
- the bfr gene encoding bacterioferritin yields MKGNEKLVETLNSLLADELTAINQYMVHSEMNANWGYEKLHKKFEKRAIDEMKHAEKLIGRILFLEGTPIVSNLRKMHIGADVPQQLNSDHALEYEAIKAYNAAIVLAGEVNDYATRELLQEILLQEDQHIDEIEEQKDQIGQMTLQIFLSTQNE; encoded by the coding sequence ATGAAGGGAAACGAAAAACTTGTCGAGACGTTGAACTCGCTGCTTGCAGATGAGTTAACCGCCATCAATCAGTACATGGTACACTCTGAGATGAACGCCAATTGGGGGTACGAGAAGCTTCACAAGAAATTTGAAAAACGTGCCATCGACGAGATGAAGCACGCGGAGAAGCTGATCGGGAGGATACTCTTTCTCGAAGGGACCCCCATCGTCAGCAATCTGAGAAAGATGCATATTGGTGCTGACGTTCCCCAGCAGCTTAATAGCGACCACGCATTGGAATACGAGGCGATTAAGGCTTACAACGCCGCCATTGTTCTTGCCGGGGAGGTGAACGATTACGCTACGAGAGAACTGCTCCAGGAGATTCTCCTTCAGGAAGACCAGCATATCGATGAAATCGAGGAACAGAAGGACCAGATCGGACAGATGACCCTCCAGATATTCCTCTCTACTCAGAACGAATAG
- a CDS encoding DedA family protein, with amino-acid sequence MELLNTVLQTFLHLDKHLDLIIRNYGIWTYAILFLIIFCETGLVVTPVLPGDSLLFAAGAFAAKGSLEVTVLFFLLSLAAIGGNTVNYWIGYFVGPKMFHRDNVRFLNRQYLDRTHKFYEKHGGKTIVIARFLPIIRTFAPFVAGLGFMNHWRFSIYNVTAGIAWVGIFVFGGYYFGNLPFVKQNFTSVILAIIFISVLPGVIEFLRHRCQAT; translated from the coding sequence ATGGAGTTACTCAACACCGTTCTCCAGACATTTCTTCATCTCGACAAGCACCTCGATCTCATTATCCGGAATTACGGTATCTGGACTTACGCTATCCTCTTTCTCATCATCTTCTGTGAGACGGGACTCGTGGTGACGCCGGTCCTTCCGGGAGATTCGCTCCTCTTCGCAGCAGGGGCATTCGCGGCAAAGGGCTCCCTTGAAGTCACCGTGCTCTTTTTTCTCCTCTCCCTCGCAGCCATTGGAGGGAATACCGTGAACTACTGGATAGGATATTTTGTCGGACCGAAGATGTTCCACAGGGACAATGTGCGGTTTCTCAACAGGCAGTATCTCGACCGCACCCACAAGTTTTACGAAAAGCACGGGGGCAAGACTATTGTCATTGCGAGGTTCCTCCCCATCATCCGCACCTTTGCACCCTTCGTCGCAGGCCTCGGGTTCATGAACCATTGGCGGTTCTCGATTTACAACGTCACGGCAGGCATTGCATGGGTCGGCATCTTTGTTTTCGGCGGTTATTACTTCGGCAATCTCCCTTTCGTAAAGCAGAACTTCACCTCCGTCATTCTCGCCATTATCTTCATCTCCGTCCTTCCCGGCGTTATCGAATTCCTCAGGCACCGCTGTCAGGCGACATAA
- a CDS encoding Nramp family divalent metal transporter — MRMRNIIGRHKPKFGALEILKYIGPGFLVTVGFIDPGNWAANVAAGSSYGYSLLWMVTLSTLMLIILQHNAAHLGIATGLCLSESATRHFRGSISRLFLATAVIASVSTALAEIMGAAIGLYMLLGLPLRIGAVLSALLAGWMLLSKSYERLERWIIGMVSLVGLAFLFELSLVTIEWHEALRGWFVPSVPAGSVPIVMSVLGAVVMPHNIFLHSEIIQSRQWNLEREDVIERQLRYEFTDTILAMLVGWAINSAMILVAASVFHTHGAVVTELPQAQATLRPLLGGGSALVFGLALLFSGFSSSITAAMAGGSIFAGIFQEPLDLNDSHSRAGVIITFLGALIVIFFLKDPFQGLIWSQVVLSIQLPWTIFALIALTSSRRVMAKHANPLSHKILLWTTAVIVSFLNVMLLVQML, encoded by the coding sequence ATGAGGATGAGAAACATCATCGGGAGGCATAAGCCGAAATTTGGGGCATTGGAGATCCTGAAGTACATAGGCCCGGGCTTTCTGGTTACGGTGGGCTTTATCGATCCGGGGAACTGGGCTGCGAATGTTGCTGCCGGGTCTTCCTATGGATATTCTCTCCTCTGGATGGTCACGCTCTCGACCCTCATGCTGATCATCCTCCAGCACAATGCAGCGCACCTTGGTATTGCAACAGGACTCTGCCTCTCAGAATCTGCCACAAGGCATTTCAGGGGCTCGATAAGCAGGCTCTTTCTCGCTACGGCAGTCATTGCATCGGTCTCTACCGCTCTCGCCGAGATCATGGGCGCGGCCATCGGATTATACATGCTCTTAGGATTGCCCCTCAGGATCGGCGCAGTTCTTTCAGCCCTCCTTGCAGGCTGGATGCTCCTCTCAAAGAGTTATGAAAGGCTCGAACGATGGATCATCGGCATGGTCTCCCTTGTCGGTCTCGCATTCCTTTTTGAGCTCAGCCTCGTAACGATTGAGTGGCATGAGGCACTGAGAGGCTGGTTTGTGCCTTCCGTGCCTGCTGGTTCAGTGCCGATCGTGATGAGCGTTCTCGGCGCAGTCGTGATGCCCCACAACATCTTCCTCCATTCCGAAATTATTCAGAGCCGGCAGTGGAACCTCGAACGGGAAGACGTGATCGAGAGACAGCTGAGATATGAATTCACCGATACCATTCTTGCGATGCTCGTCGGATGGGCGATTAACAGTGCGATGATCCTTGTGGCTGCCTCGGTCTTTCATACTCACGGAGCGGTCGTCACCGAGTTGCCGCAGGCCCAGGCAACATTAAGGCCGCTTTTGGGAGGAGGATCTGCCCTTGTCTTCGGTCTTGCCCTGCTCTTTTCCGGCTTCTCCTCCTCCATAACAGCAGCCATGGCAGGGGGGAGCATCTTCGCAGGGATCTTTCAGGAACCCCTTGACCTGAATGACAGCCACTCGCGTGCAGGTGTGATCATTACCTTTCTTGGCGCCTTGATCGTCATCTTCTTTTTGAAAGACCCTTTCCAGGGGCTCATCTGGAGCCAGGTCGTTCTCAGCATCCAGCTTCCCTGGACGATATTTGCCCTCATTGCCCTGACCTCTTCCCGAAGGGTCATGGCAAAACACGCCAATCCGCTCTCCCATAAGATTCTTCTCTGGACAACGGCGGTCATCGTCTCGTTTCTCAATGTGATGCTTCTTGTTCAGATGCTTTGA
- a CDS encoding thioredoxin domain-containing protein gives MNRLSREKAAYLRHAADQQVDWYPWCEEAFLRAEQEDKPVFLSTGAIWCHWCHVMAKECFENEEIIKTLNEGFINIKLDRDERPDIDRRYQQAVAAMGQGGGWPLSVFLTSDKKPFFGGTYFPPEDRFGKPGFKKILAAVSQLYRRKRKEVSDYSDSLLDFMKHQSTVSADISQFMIDEAGKEVLSYFDAEHGGFGKLPKFPMPGATEMLMCRSFFQQDEHAAYAVKKTLEAMAKGGFHDQIGGGFHRYSTDEAWIIPHFEKMADDNAWLLRNYADAYAIFGDILFREVAEGIVRFVREVLTDPEGGFYASQDADVTPDDEGGYFTWTAGDFRKVLDDEEREVLTLHLLHDRGSMHHDSAKKVLFVSMEPDQIAQMTGREGRVIRGMIDRGKRKLLAARGKREEPFIDRTIYTSLNGLLINAYLKGSRILGEGSLKDFALTSLDRLTGRRVIKNEVYHSDGVKGFLNDYIDLIEAQVGAYEITGDARYLEAADNLMETCMRKFWSENDGGFFDSEDAVLGLRLRSVEDIPHPSANSVAIIVMDKLAALTQKESYHEYALRALRAFSLKAKELGIHAGYYYCAADAYFRSVVLSVEASPDSALADTARSCFRPHAYIRYGEDKGYVLPCGKGRCYDPIDDPRRLKDFLKSPDWK, from the coding sequence ATGAACAGGCTGTCAAGAGAGAAAGCTGCTTACCTGAGGCATGCTGCTGACCAGCAGGTCGACTGGTATCCGTGGTGCGAGGAGGCCTTCCTGAGGGCGGAGCAGGAAGACAAGCCGGTTTTCCTCAGCACAGGCGCCATCTGGTGCCATTGGTGTCATGTCATGGCAAAGGAGTGCTTCGAAAATGAAGAGATCATCAAGACCCTGAATGAAGGATTCATTAATATAAAACTCGACAGGGATGAGAGGCCTGATATCGACAGGAGATACCAGCAGGCGGTAGCGGCTATGGGACAGGGCGGCGGTTGGCCTTTGAGCGTGTTCTTGACCTCTGATAAGAAGCCTTTCTTCGGAGGGACCTACTTTCCTCCCGAGGACCGATTCGGAAAACCGGGTTTCAAGAAGATACTGGCTGCCGTGAGTCAGCTTTACCGACGGAAGAGGAAGGAGGTTTCCGACTATTCCGACAGCCTCCTGGACTTTATGAAGCATCAATCCACGGTCTCAGCCGACATCAGTCAGTTCATGATCGACGAAGCCGGAAAAGAGGTCCTTTCCTATTTCGATGCCGAACACGGCGGTTTCGGAAAGCTTCCCAAATTCCCGATGCCCGGGGCAACGGAAATGCTCATGTGCAGATCGTTTTTTCAGCAGGATGAACATGCCGCCTACGCCGTGAAGAAGACGCTTGAAGCGATGGCAAAGGGCGGATTTCATGATCAGATCGGGGGCGGCTTCCACCGGTATTCCACGGATGAGGCATGGATCATCCCTCACTTCGAGAAGATGGCCGATGATAATGCCTGGCTTCTGCGGAATTATGCCGATGCCTACGCAATCTTTGGCGATATCCTGTTCAGAGAGGTGGCGGAAGGCATCGTCAGATTCGTCAGGGAAGTACTCACCGATCCCGAGGGAGGATTTTACGCGAGTCAAGACGCTGATGTCACCCCTGACGACGAAGGAGGGTATTTCACCTGGACTGCCGGCGATTTCAGAAAGGTCCTTGACGACGAGGAACGAGAGGTCCTCACCCTCCATCTCCTCCATGACAGGGGATCGATGCACCATGACAGTGCGAAGAAGGTGCTCTTTGTCTCGATGGAACCCGATCAGATTGCTCAGATGACCGGCAGGGAGGGAAGGGTTATCCGCGGAATGATAGATCGTGGGAAGAGAAAATTACTTGCGGCAAGAGGGAAGAGAGAGGAGCCTTTCATTGACAGGACGATCTACACGTCGCTGAACGGATTGCTCATAAACGCCTATCTGAAGGGATCGAGAATACTCGGGGAAGGGTCACTGAAAGACTTCGCACTCACGAGTCTCGACAGACTCACCGGGAGGCGCGTTATCAAGAATGAAGTTTATCACTCCGATGGCGTCAAGGGATTCCTGAATGATTACATCGATCTTATCGAAGCGCAGGTCGGCGCATATGAAATAACGGGTGATGCGCGGTATCTCGAGGCCGCCGATAACCTTATGGAGACATGCATGAGAAAGTTTTGGAGTGAAAATGACGGAGGTTTTTTTGATTCCGAGGATGCAGTTCTCGGATTAAGGCTGAGGTCCGTCGAGGATATCCCTCATCCTTCGGCAAACTCCGTGGCCATTATCGTCATGGACAAGCTCGCTGCATTGACGCAAAAAGAGTCATACCATGAGTATGCCTTGAGGGCCTTGAGGGCCTTCTCCCTCAAGGCAAAGGAACTTGGCATTCACGCCGGGTATTACTACTGCGCAGCCGATGCCTATTTCCGTTCGGTTGTGCTCTCTGTTGAAGCATCTCCTGACAGCGCCCTTGCCGACACGGCCCGCTCATGTTTCCGGCCCCACGCCTATATCCGGTACGGCGAGGATAAAGGGTATGTCCTTCCATGCGGGAAGGGAAGGTGCTATGATCCCATTGACGATCCCCGTCGCCTCAAGGACTTCTTAAAGAGTCCTGATTGGAAATGA
- a CDS encoding type 1 glutamine amidotransferase domain-containing protein: MLQTVVGHGSKPAIPAFPKKKGFVRLQGALIRKGVIVMKALIISADDFEDTELLVPYYRLKEEGVAVDIVSMKKGRIRGKHGYEVEIDKTLGEVGPSDYGILILPGGRAPETIRKEKDAVRIAQQFFEMKKPVSAICHGPQILITAGLLKGRHATCYRSVAKEMKAAGAFYEDREVVVDGNLVTSRQPADLPAFLRETMKKIRERA; encoded by the coding sequence ATGTTGCAAACGGTGGTAGGGCATGGATCGAAGCCCGCCATACCTGCCTTTCCGAAGAAGAAAGGTTTTGTGCGACTCCAGGGTGCACTCATAAGGAAAGGGGTGATTGTTATGAAGGCATTGATCATCAGCGCTGACGATTTTGAGGACACGGAACTCCTTGTCCCCTATTACCGGTTGAAGGAAGAGGGTGTCGCCGTGGATATTGTCTCGATGAAGAAAGGCCGGATAAGGGGTAAACACGGGTATGAAGTGGAGATTGACAAGACCCTGGGGGAGGTCGGTCCTTCTGATTACGGTATCCTTATTCTCCCCGGGGGCAGGGCGCCCGAAACCATACGGAAGGAAAAGGACGCCGTCAGGATCGCACAACAGTTCTTTGAGATGAAGAAACCCGTCTCCGCCATTTGCCACGGCCCCCAGATACTCATCACCGCAGGACTGCTGAAGGGCAGGCACGCGACCTGCTACAGGTCCGTAGCCAAAGAGATGAAGGCTGCCGGTGCGTTTTACGAGGATAGAGAGGTTGTGGTCGATGGAAATCTCGTCACATCGAGACAGCCTGCCGATCTTCCCGCGTTCTTGAGAGAGACCATGAAGAAGATCAGAGAGAGGGCATGA
- a CDS encoding cytochrome P460 family protein — MKRLAFPLLVMLAVLSGVNGGEAIHEIIPSETQVPMPEPDAERLNDYIIRFNPYRAWQLWPGKGRLYKGAEPHGKLLTTFVNDEAYRSIKNRTGMAYDSIIVQENYTSDKRFDALTVMYRIKGYHPAGGDWFWVMYAADGKARGSGKVEVCLRCHEKKKENDYIWTGEVW, encoded by the coding sequence ATGAAAAGGCTTGCCTTTCCCTTACTCGTAATGCTGGCTGTGCTGTCCGGCGTGAATGGTGGAGAGGCGATCCATGAGATCATACCATCGGAGACTCAGGTTCCGATGCCGGAGCCAGACGCAGAAAGACTGAACGATTACATTATTCGCTTCAACCCTTACAGGGCGTGGCAGCTGTGGCCGGGCAAAGGGAGGCTTTACAAAGGCGCAGAGCCCCATGGCAAGCTGCTCACGACCTTTGTGAACGATGAGGCCTACCGTTCCATCAAGAACAGAACAGGTATGGCCTATGACTCAATCATTGTCCAGGAGAATTATACCTCTGATAAAAGATTTGATGCCCTCACCGTGATGTACAGAATAAAGGGATATCATCCCGCAGGCGGTGACTGGTTCTGGGTAATGTATGCTGCTGATGGCAAGGCCCGTGGGTCAGGGAAGGTCGAGGTATGCCTGCGTTGTCATGAGAAGAAGAAGGAGAACGATTATATCTGGACAGGGGAAGTGTGGTAG
- a CDS encoding HAD family phosphatase, translating into MARIKAVIFDFGGVLAEEGFRTGLTAIAEKNRLNPDDFFKTAEGLIYETGYVTGRCDESHFWNSLREKSGITASDEELREEILKRFRLRPEMMEAAEDLKSSGLIVAVLSDQTNWLEEINKQTPFSDCFDYIFNSFRTGKSKRDPSLFTDVSSTMGLLPGEMLFVDDNIENIKRASGVGLKTIHFRSREEFEKRLADLRQD; encoded by the coding sequence ATGGCAAGAATAAAGGCAGTAATCTTTGATTTTGGCGGGGTCCTTGCAGAGGAAGGCTTCAGGACGGGGTTGACGGCCATCGCTGAAAAGAACCGTCTTAATCCCGATGATTTTTTCAAGACAGCCGAGGGCCTCATCTATGAAACCGGCTATGTCACGGGCCGCTGCGACGAATCCCACTTCTGGAATTCCCTCAGAGAGAAGAGCGGCATCACCGCAAGCGATGAAGAGCTCAGGGAAGAGATTCTGAAGAGGTTCAGGCTGAGGCCGGAGATGATGGAGGCGGCAGAAGACCTCAAGTCCTCGGGTCTTATTGTGGCGGTTCTGAGCGATCAGACAAATTGGCTTGAAGAGATCAATAAACAGACGCCTTTCTCTGACTGCTTTGACTACATCTTCAATTCCTTCAGGACCGGAAAGTCAAAGAGAGATCCGTCTCTCTTCACTGATGTATCTTCAACTATGGGCCTTCTGCCCGGCGAGATGCTCTTTGTTGACGACAACATCGAGAACATTAAACGGGCTTCAGGAGTCGGTTTGAAGACGATTCATTTCAGAAGCAGGGAGGAGTTTGAAAAAAGGCTCGCGGACCTTCGTCAAGACTAA
- a CDS encoding nitrilase-related carbon-nitrogen hydrolase, protein MKAGLYQFNPIFGEKDENLKEVARVLKGADMDLLVLPEFFATGYQFASRDEVSALSERIPEGPTTEMLIRLSHEKNLYIVAGLPEKDGDRYFNSAIITGPEGFIGVYRKTHLFFEEKLHFIPGDTGFRVWDTNMGRIGIMICFDWFFPESMRTLALMGAEVIAHPSNLVLPYCPQAMPLRCLENRVFSVTANRTGREVRKEGQALRFIGQSLIVSPEGKVLASAPEEEDSLLIAEINPEMARNKDLNDMNNIIDDRRPEMYRNLYRSFL, encoded by the coding sequence ATGAAAGCAGGTCTCTATCAGTTTAACCCTATCTTCGGTGAGAAGGACGAGAACCTGAAAGAGGTTGCACGTGTCCTCAAGGGAGCCGATATGGACCTTCTTGTCCTTCCCGAGTTCTTTGCTACGGGATACCAGTTTGCATCGCGGGACGAAGTCTCAGCGCTTTCAGAGCGTATACCGGAAGGGCCCACGACGGAGATGCTCATCAGGTTATCACATGAGAAGAATTTGTATATCGTTGCCGGTCTCCCCGAAAAGGACGGAGACAGATATTTTAACAGTGCAATCATCACCGGGCCTGAAGGGTTCATCGGAGTTTATCGAAAGACCCACCTCTTCTTCGAAGAAAAACTCCACTTCATTCCCGGTGACACGGGATTCAGGGTCTGGGATACAAATATGGGCCGCATCGGTATCATGATCTGCTTTGACTGGTTCTTTCCTGAGTCCATGAGAACCCTTGCCCTTATGGGTGCAGAGGTCATTGCCCATCCGTCCAACCTTGTTTTGCCTTATTGTCCCCAGGCTATGCCTCTCCGGTGCCTCGAAAACAGGGTGTTCTCCGTGACGGCAAACAGGACAGGAAGGGAAGTGAGGAAGGAAGGGCAGGCCTTGAGGTTTATCGGACAGAGCCTGATTGTCTCTCCAGAGGGCAAGGTGCTCGCCAGTGCGCCCGAGGAGGAGGATTCATTGCTCATTGCGGAGATCAATCCCGAAATGGCGAGGAACAAGGATCTGAACGATATGAACAATATTATTGACGACAGAAGGCCGGAGATGTACCGGAATCTCTATAGGTCCTTCTTATGA
- a CDS encoding DUF5615 family PIN-like protein yields the protein MIKILADESVHSDIVRGLRNAGYDLLYVPEIGLAGSSDERVLEYAIKHDRILLSGDKDFGGLMEFGTLWGRGKVILLRHRLINIARIVKNIIDIIGYEKDLIRTEKSFVIVLAEAGYRIHRYGN from the coding sequence ATGATCAAAATCCTTGCTGATGAAAGTGTCCATAGCGACATCGTCAGAGGCCTGCGCAATGCAGGGTATGATCTTCTTTATGTGCCTGAGATCGGTCTTGCCGGAAGCAGTGATGAGAGAGTTCTGGAGTATGCAATAAAACACGATCGTATCCTCCTATCCGGCGACAAAGATTTCGGCGGGCTCATGGAGTTCGGAACGTTATGGGGAAGGGGTAAGGTAATCCTGCTCAGGCATCGTCTCATCAATATAGCGCGGATAGTGAAGAACATTATAGATATCATCGGTTATGAGAAAGACTTGATCAGGACAGAGAAGTCTTTCGTTATCGTTCTCGCAGAAGCTGGATATAGAATCCATAGATATGGGAATTGA
- a CDS encoding DUF433 domain-containing protein has protein sequence MGRILSAVLTVEGGKQMATRQSLIVSDQKILNGKPIVKGTRISVALILQNIASGMSKEDILRGYPTLTKAGLDAALDFAARQFQGEEVRMFSGRK, from the coding sequence TTGGGAAGGATCCTATCGGCAGTTCTGACAGTGGAAGGAGGTAAACAAATGGCAACACGTCAATCATTGATTGTTTCGGACCAGAAAATCCTTAACGGCAAGCCTATTGTCAAAGGCACACGAATATCTGTTGCATTGATACTGCAGAATATCGCATCCGGGATGTCTAAGGAAGATATTCTTCGGGGTTACCCGACGCTGACAAAGGCGGGACTGGATGCCGCGCTTGATTTTGCCGCAAGGCAGTTTCAGGGAGAAGAAGTTAGGATGTTTTCAGGCAGAAAATAA